The following proteins are co-located in the Penaeus monodon isolate SGIC_2016 chromosome 35, NSTDA_Pmon_1, whole genome shotgun sequence genome:
- the LOC119595079 gene encoding uncharacterized protein LOC119595079, whose product MLHSQNEPKTIAARLEGYSGDFRQLCVSHHIKPAATPPCPTVHPVQVEIYAGNRRFSPVTKCQLNQFKCQLRRMKLSAAFLLGVATLVSCAPQDDNSGSFHNVLPQPVHLAVLLRPRRRRRRRPGSQRRRHPVPAAALHPLLRRPPTRRLPRQLLQRDVRDPRRQRNPSRGQPDHHQEHRRLGRVLPQRARDQGRARGGRRRGDGDPGRDGAPGDAPGGTRQEPGTPPASPSVAGELRPVLRRRSPPAILPGSGPEEGGVRGAGELGELGEMRAPRLSYEGDTDVNFRTSNLRDEPDAQDFRAMSMRRDPKR is encoded by the exons atgTTACATTCCCAAAATGAACCAAAAACGATAGCTGCACGTTTGGAGGGATACTCTGGAGACTTCCGGCAACTGTGCGTGTCCCATCACATAAAACCGGCAGCCACGCCCCCTTGCCCCACAGTGCATCCCGTGCAGGTGGAAATATACGCAGGCAACAGGAGGTTCTCTCCTGTAACGAAGTGTCAACTGAATCAGTTCAAGTGTCAGCTTAGAAGGATGAAGTTGTCAGCAGCATTTTTGCTTGGCGTAGCGACCCTCGTCAGCTGTGCTCCACAAG ACGACAACTCGGGAAGCTTCCACAACGTACTTCCACAACCTGTTCACCTCGCTGTTCTCCTCCGGCCgcggcgacggcgacggcgacgacCAGGCAGCCAGCGACGACGGCACCCTGTTCCCGCTGCTgcccttcatcccctccttcgACGGCCCCCGACCCGACGACTTCCCCGACAACTACTCCAACGAGACGTACGAGATCCACGACGTCAACGGAACCCGAGTCGAGGTCAACCAGACCATCACCAAGAACACAGACGACTCGGGCGTGTTCTTCCACAACGTGCACGTGATCAGGGTCGTGCCCGAGGAGGACGCCGACGCGGGGACGGGGACCCAGGACGGGACGGTGCCCCCGGAGATGCCCCAGGAGGAACCCGCCAAGAACCAG GAACCCCACCAGCGTCGCCGTCGGTGGCTGGCGAACTTCGCCCGGTCCTTCGTCGGCGATCTCCTCCTGCGATACTACCCGGCTCAGGCCCCGAAGAAGGAGGAGTACGGGGAGCTGGGGAGCTGGGGGAGCTGGGGGAGATGCGCGCCCCTCGACTGAGCTACGAAGGAGACACAGACGTCAACTTTAGGACATCGAACCTTCGTGATGAACCAGACGCTCAGGACTTCAGGGCGATGTCCATGCGGAGGGATCCCAAGCGCTGA